The Sphingomonas sp. HF-S4 sequence ACTTGCCGGTGCCGACGATCAGTCGCGAGCGGAAGGTCTTGCCCGCGACGCTCCACGTGTCTTCGTCGATCGGCCGGGCATGGTCGCCCCCCCCAACGAAATGAACGATCTCGAGCTCGTCGCCGTCGCCGACGATCACCTCGCCCAGCGTCGAGCGCGGCACCACTTCGAGGTTGCGCTCGACCGCGATCTTCTCGGGCACCATGCCGAGCTGCTCGGCAAGTTGCAGGAGGGTGAGGCCCGCGGAGACGCGCTTGTGCTCGCCGTTGACGACAATGCTGACGGTACCGTCGGTGTGCACGCGCTGTAACCTCCGTTCGGGCTGAGCCGCCCTTCGACAAGCTCAGGGCGAACGGGAAAGGGCCAGCGGCCCGATTTGATCGCTGACGCTGGCTCATATAGAGGCGATGCACGGACCCGCAACCGAAAGGCACCGGCTTGGCCGATACGATCTACGTCCTCAACGGCCCCAACCTCAATCTGCTGGGGCTGCGCGAGCCGGAGATCTACGGCTCGGCGACGCTCGACGACATTGCCGGCGACCTGGAAGACCGTGCGCGCGACCTCGACCTCGAGATCGACCTGCGCCAGTCGAACCACGAAGGCCACCTCATCGACTGGCTGCACGAGGCGCAGGCCCGCGGCGCCAAGGCGGTGCTGCTCAATGCCGGTGCGTTCACCCACACCAGCCTGGCGCTCTACGACGCGATCCGCGCGATCAAGACGCCGGTGATCGAAGTCCATCTCTCCAACCCGCATGCGCGCGAGGAATATCGTCACCACAGCTATGTCGGCATGGCGGCGAAGGGAACCATCGCCGGTTTCGGTGCGCTGTCCTATACGCTTGCGCTTGAAGCCGCGGCGCGTCTCTGACATGAGCGCGCGCTTTCATCGAATGAAGGGTCGCTTGTGACCGAAGACAACAGACAGGGTGCGATGCACGTCGATATTCAGCTGGTCCGCCAGCTCGCCGCCGTGCTCGACGAGACGCAGCTTACCGAAATCGAAGTCGAGGACGGCGAACGCCGCGTGCGCGTCGCGCGCACCGTGACCGCCGCCCCGGCAGTGCACTATGCTCCCGCCCCGGCCGCAGCGGCACCGATCGCCGCCGCCGCGCCCGCCGAAGTCGGCGCACCCGCGCCCGCCCCCGCGGCGAACGCAGTCAAGTCGCCGATGGTCGGCACCGCATATCTCAAGCCCAATCCCGAGGCGAAAAGCTTCGTCGGCGTGGGCGACAAGGTCGCCGCGGGCGACACGCTGCTGATCATCGAGGCGAT is a genomic window containing:
- the aroQ gene encoding type II 3-dehydroquinate dehydratase is translated as MADTIYVLNGPNLNLLGLREPEIYGSATLDDIAGDLEDRARDLDLEIDLRQSNHEGHLIDWLHEAQARGAKAVLLNAGAFTHTSLALYDAIRAIKTPVIEVHLSNPHAREEYRHHSYVGMAAKGTIAGFGALSYTLALEAAARL
- the accB gene encoding acetyl-CoA carboxylase biotin carboxyl carrier protein codes for the protein MHVDIQLVRQLAAVLDETQLTEIEVEDGERRVRVARTVTAAPAVHYAPAPAAAAPIAAAAPAEVGAPAPAPAANAVKSPMVGTAYLKPNPEAKSFVGVGDKVAAGDTLLIIEAMKVMNPIQAPAAGTVKAILVENGQPVEFDQPLVVVE